The genomic stretch GCTTGTTCTTTCTTACACATTGGGAAGCCAAGAGCTTCACGCGATGCGTAGTATGCTTCTGCTACTGCTTTAGTCAGATTGCGGATGCGCAGGATGTAACGTTGACGCTCTGTAACAGAGATTGCTTTGCGTGCGTCTAACAAGTTGAACGCGTGTGCCGCTTTCAAGATGCGCTCGTAAGCAGGCAGAGGTAGCGGTTTTTCTAGCTCGAGTAGTTCTTTCGATTCTTTTTCACACTGGTCGAAGAAGCTGAATAGGAAATCAACGTCTGCGTGTTCGAAGTTGTAAGTTGATTGCTCAACTTCGTTTTGGTGGAAAATGTCACCGTAAGTTACCTTGCTGCCGTCTGGCGCGATGTTCCAAGTTAGGTCGTAAACAGAGTCTACTTCTTGGATGTACATTGCTAGACGTTCGATACCGTAAGTGATCTCACCCGTTACCGGTTTACACTCAAGGCCGCCAACTTGTTGGAAGTAAGTAAACTGAGTTACTTCCATGCCGTTTAGCCAAACTTCCCAGCCTAGACCCCATGCGCCTAGTGTTGGGTTTTCCCAGTTGTCTTCTACGAAACGGATGTCGTGTACAAGTGGGTCAATACCAAGAACTTCAAGGGAGCCAAGGTACAACTCTTGAATATTGTCAGGCGATGGTTTTAGCGCTACTTGGAATTGGTAGTAGTGCTGAAGACGGTTAGGGTTTTCACCGTAACGGCCATCAGTAGGACGACGTGAAGGTTGTACGTAAGCTGTCGACATTGGCTCT from Vibrio parahaemolyticus encodes the following:
- the glyQ gene encoding glycine--tRNA ligase subunit alpha, with product MQKYDIKTFQGMILALQDYWAQNGCTIVQPLDMEVGAGTSHPMTCLRALGPEPMSTAYVQPSRRPTDGRYGENPNRLQHYYQFQVALKPSPDNIQELYLGSLEVLGIDPLVHDIRFVEDNWENPTLGAWGLGWEVWLNGMEVTQFTYFQQVGGLECKPVTGEITYGIERLAMYIQEVDSVYDLTWNIAPDGSKVTYGDIFHQNEVEQSTYNFEHADVDFLFSFFDQCEKESKELLELEKPLPLPAYERILKAAHAFNLLDARKAISVTERQRYILRIRNLTKAVAEAYYASREALGFPMCKKEQA